One genomic segment of Pedobacter endophyticus includes these proteins:
- a CDS encoding TraG family conjugative transposon ATPase: protein MIKILGEGYILQKKDVFARKIYQAKAQAEPLQQKYDEHFSGRAYIDHACYLIITRQVKRRAMYVYDKKALLDFVSNIFKVCELLEGASLSPKLFSRAEIERYVSRMLAMDFSSDHFSLNNLRAGDTEIGIGEKAIRCMSLVNIDSIDMPESIGPYLTTSNGKGLQEFPMDNLSFLSSVPGIHSLIYNQLIEIPSQSLTLSKLQLKRKRYSGVPDPANQMCVEDIDKLLIDVARENQLLVNAHYSLLVCCELQLLDTSCNFIEASLFQQGIIPSKNAYNQMELFRSALPGNAVGLKKYDWFLTTADAALCLFYKERLMKDEPSDFLMRFTDRRGIPVGVDLADLPMDSGRITNRSKFVLGSSGTGKSFFMNSLLEQYMLYNYDIVIVDVGHSYSGLCNYFGGKYYTYTEEHPITMNPFFISEAEYNIEKKDFLKTLIGLLLKGADGTVSQIEDTVFSNVLSAYYSDFFLGKADFALCFDSFYYYSLDKIAEIKENEKISFDLDEYRYVLKKFSFGGEYGRLLNENADFSDFTQRFIVYEIDSIKENRVLFPIVTLVIMDLVLQKMRHRTGQRKAMILEEAWKAIASPLMANYILYLYKTMRKFWGEPIVVTQELGDIIGNAVIKDSILASSDTICLMDQSKFRGDYTQVAKLLSLSEVEQRKIFTINALENKAGRGKFKEVYIKRGSTGEVYGVEVSMFQYLTFTTEKPEKTAVESYVKRFGSYPAGLEAFIADMRSSGLSLAEFVKKVNLSTI, encoded by the coding sequence GTGATTAAAATTCTGGGAGAAGGGTATATCCTCCAGAAAAAGGATGTATTTGCCAGAAAAATATATCAGGCTAAAGCGCAAGCTGAGCCCCTGCAGCAGAAATATGATGAGCATTTCTCAGGGCGGGCATATATCGATCACGCTTGCTATCTGATTATTACCCGTCAGGTTAAACGGAGGGCAATGTATGTTTATGACAAGAAAGCGCTTTTGGATTTTGTATCAAATATTTTTAAAGTCTGTGAACTATTAGAAGGCGCATCGCTATCACCAAAATTATTCTCGCGCGCTGAGATAGAGCGCTATGTATCGCGGATGCTGGCCATGGATTTCTCCTCAGATCATTTTTCGCTAAACAACTTAAGGGCCGGGGATACTGAAATTGGTATTGGCGAGAAGGCGATCCGATGCATGAGCCTGGTCAATATTGACTCCATCGACATGCCCGAATCTATCGGGCCATATTTAACGACCAGCAACGGCAAAGGGCTTCAGGAATTTCCAATGGACAATCTTTCTTTTTTGTCCTCGGTTCCGGGGATTCATAGCCTTATCTATAACCAGTTAATTGAAATTCCCTCGCAGAGCCTGACCTTAAGCAAGCTGCAGCTAAAGCGAAAGCGGTATTCGGGCGTTCCGGATCCGGCCAATCAGATGTGTGTGGAAGATATCGATAAGCTCCTTATAGATGTGGCAAGGGAAAATCAGCTGCTGGTTAATGCCCATTATTCTTTACTGGTCTGCTGCGAACTTCAGCTTTTAGATACCAGCTGTAATTTTATTGAGGCTTCGCTATTTCAGCAGGGAATCATTCCCTCTAAAAATGCATACAATCAGATGGAGCTCTTCAGAAGCGCGTTGCCGGGTAATGCGGTGGGACTGAAAAAATACGACTGGTTTTTGACTACCGCGGACGCGGCGCTATGCCTGTTCTATAAAGAGCGGTTGATGAAGGATGAGCCTTCGGATTTCCTGATGCGCTTTACCGACAGAAGGGGAATTCCGGTAGGCGTGGACCTTGCGGATCTTCCGATGGATAGCGGAAGGATTACCAACCGATCCAAATTCGTTCTGGGCAGTTCAGGCACCGGGAAATCGTTTTTTATGAACAGTCTGCTCGAACAGTATATGCTCTATAACTACGATATCGTGATTGTTGATGTAGGACACTCTTATTCCGGGCTTTGCAATTACTTTGGCGGAAAGTATTATACTTACACCGAGGAACATCCGATTACAATGAATCCCTTTTTTATCTCTGAAGCAGAGTATAACATTGAAAAAAAGGATTTCCTGAAAACACTGATCGGCCTGCTTTTAAAAGGAGCAGATGGCACCGTTTCGCAGATTGAGGATACGGTTTTCTCAAATGTACTTTCGGCCTACTATTCAGATTTCTTTTTGGGGAAGGCCGATTTCGCGCTATGTTTTGATTCTTTCTATTATTATTCACTTGATAAGATCGCAGAGATCAAGGAGAACGAGAAGATCAGTTTCGATCTGGATGAGTACCGTTATGTACTTAAAAAATTCTCTTTCGGGGGAGAGTATGGCAGACTGCTCAACGAAAATGCTGATTTTTCTGATTTTACCCAGCGTTTTATCGTATATGAAATCGATTCGATTAAGGAAAACCGGGTATTATTTCCAATTGTAACCCTGGTGATTATGGATCTGGTCCTCCAGAAAATGAGGCACCGCACAGGGCAGCGGAAAGCAATGATTTTAGAGGAAGCATGGAAGGCAATTGCCTCTCCTTTAATGGCAAATTACATCCTCTACCTTTATAAAACGATGAGAAAATTCTGGGGCGAGCCTATTGTGGTGACTCAGGAACTCGGCGATATTATCGGAAATGCGGTCATCAAGGATTCCATTCTGGCCAGTTCCGATACCATCTGTCTGATGGACCAGTCAAAGTTCAGGGGGGATTATACCCAGGTAGCAAAACTTCTTTCCTTGAGTGAGGTGGAGCAGCGCAAGATTTTTACCATCAATGCCCTGGAAAATAAAGCCGGTAGGGGGAAATTCAAGGAAGTGTATATCAAGCGCGGAAGTACCGGTGAGGTCTATGGGGTAGAAGTATCGATGTTTCAATATCTGACCTTCACCACCGAAAAGCCCGAAAAGACTGCCGTTGAATCCTATGTCAAGCGATTTGGTTCTTATCCTGCAGGTCTTGAGGCATTCATCGCAGATATGAGATCCAGCGGGCTTTCGCTTGCTGAATTTGTCAAAAAAGTCAATTTATCCACCATTTAA
- the ltrA gene encoding group II intron reverse transcriptase/maturase: MNVSKTACAPTDKELSNWNNIDWDKCKNGVGKLQARIVKAQKESKHGKVKSLQWVLTHSYYAKALAVKRVTSNKGKNTAGVDKVTWDSPVERLKAIADLKRKGYNPQPLRRVHIEKSNGKLRPLGIPTMKDRAMQALYLMALEPVAETKADKHSYGFRRERCTMDAITQCHTLLGKEKLSPKWVMEGDIKGCFDHISHQWLLENIPMDKTMLKKWLKCGFIFKDELFPTEEGTPQGGIISPTLANMTLDGLETVLLDKFQRTTVSGKSYYPAVRLVRYADDFIITGKTQEALEKEVKPVVVEFLKQRGLILSEEKTKITHIDEGFDFLGFNVRRFKHVVLTRPSKSGMKKFLLKIKDIIKSNQSTRQDSLIRMLNPVITGWGNYYKHSVASDIFQNCDHLIFQKIWSWCNRRHSANKGRKWVKQKYFQKIGNRDWCFTWKENENEDKNYLTLKHLSNINITRNVKIHGSANPFDPTWTYYFEKRETYKMLQTLKGKTTLLKLWEKQKRTCPICGNKIDRELPWGTTKSIVNNKAIHELVHDGCRRSVYLKKRASR; the protein is encoded by the coding sequence ATGAACGTAAGTAAAACAGCGTGTGCGCCTACTGACAAAGAGCTCAGCAATTGGAACAACATTGATTGGGACAAATGCAAGAATGGAGTTGGAAAGCTACAAGCACGTATTGTAAAAGCTCAGAAAGAAAGTAAACATGGTAAGGTAAAATCCTTACAATGGGTACTAACACACTCTTATTACGCCAAAGCTTTGGCTGTGAAAAGAGTAACCTCTAACAAGGGGAAAAACACAGCAGGTGTTGACAAGGTAACTTGGGATTCGCCTGTTGAAAGATTAAAGGCTATTGCTGATCTGAAAAGAAAAGGTTACAATCCACAGCCTTTAAGACGGGTACATATTGAAAAAAGCAATGGGAAATTACGCCCTCTGGGCATTCCGACGATGAAAGATAGAGCAATGCAGGCTTTATATCTCATGGCATTGGAGCCGGTAGCAGAAACGAAGGCAGATAAACACTCTTATGGTTTCAGAAGAGAACGCTGCACGATGGATGCTATCACACAGTGTCACACACTTTTGGGTAAAGAGAAACTCTCCCCGAAATGGGTTATGGAAGGAGATATTAAAGGTTGTTTTGATCACATCAGCCACCAATGGCTATTGGAGAACATCCCAATGGACAAAACCATGTTAAAAAAGTGGCTTAAATGTGGTTTCATCTTTAAGGATGAGCTGTTTCCAACAGAGGAAGGAACCCCTCAGGGAGGTATCATATCACCAACGCTTGCCAACATGACTCTTGATGGTTTAGAAACCGTGCTGCTGGATAAATTCCAACGCACTACAGTAAGTGGCAAATCATATTACCCAGCCGTAAGGTTGGTAAGGTATGCTGATGATTTTATTATCACAGGAAAAACGCAGGAAGCACTGGAAAAAGAGGTTAAGCCTGTGGTTGTTGAATTCTTAAAACAAAGAGGATTAATCCTTTCTGAAGAAAAGACCAAGATAACCCATATAGACGAAGGCTTCGATTTCCTGGGTTTCAATGTCCGCAGATTTAAACATGTGGTACTTACAAGACCATCAAAGAGTGGCATGAAGAAATTCCTATTAAAGATAAAGGACATTATTAAGTCCAATCAATCTACGAGACAGGATTCACTTATACGCATGCTAAACCCTGTTATTACTGGCTGGGGCAACTACTATAAACATAGCGTTGCCTCGGATATATTTCAGAACTGCGATCACTTGATCTTTCAAAAAATATGGTCATGGTGTAATCGTCGCCATTCCGCTAACAAGGGAAGGAAATGGGTTAAACAAAAGTACTTTCAAAAGATCGGCAATCGAGACTGGTGTTTTACTTGGAAGGAGAATGAAAATGAGGATAAAAACTATCTGACATTGAAACATCTTTCCAATATAAACATAACCAGGAATGTCAAGATCCACGGAAGTGCAAACCCCTTCGACCCTACATGGACGTACTATTTTGAAAAGCGTGAAACGTACAAAATGTTACAGACATTAAAAGGAAAGACGACTCTCCTTAAGTTATGGGAGAAACAGAAACGCACATGCCCTATCTGCGGCAACAAAATTGACAGAGAATTACCTTGGGGCACTACCAAAAGTATTGTCAACAACAAGGCAATTCACGAACTTGTACATGATGGTTGTCGCAGAAGTGTTTACCTTAAAAAGAGGGCTTCTCGATGA
- the traM gene encoding conjugative transposon protein TraM, whose protein sequence is MKKIDVKKPRYALPMICLPFLLLFFYVYKSSFGKEGKLVVGKDSLQTNVANVSQQVRSQELSGKLDAFRNKFKQADGYTAVGSIGEENQEQAQVNSSYSEREKRMLDSIDLVMKKKYGLAAQQGNVVSSYPSAGKDYVRSRNPSRSEQDLALALALSKIKQQESGEKREVSNSANSSDPMQLFRAQMALVDSMGKANDPAEMERREKERSLKAAEAEAKSKKSMPVKRASGNSTRFNTIVSGDAHRPISAIIDQDVTGFSGSRLRIRLTDDILVGKFLIRKGTYLYATISGFSAQRVSLVISSVFYGGEILPVNLQVYDNDGMAGIYVPSSAFREFTRDMSSSGTGGITIQQMEENNNQLVMGVLSKMFQSTTTAVNKLIRSNKVKVKYNTQVHLIDPEELKRKQQSY, encoded by the coding sequence ATGAAAAAAATAGATGTCAAAAAGCCGCGGTATGCGCTTCCCATGATCTGTTTGCCTTTTCTTTTGCTTTTCTTTTATGTTTATAAAAGCAGTTTTGGAAAAGAAGGTAAATTGGTGGTAGGAAAAGATTCACTGCAGACCAATGTGGCGAATGTTTCCCAACAGGTGAGGAGCCAGGAGCTTTCGGGAAAGCTGGATGCCTTTAGGAACAAATTCAAACAGGCGGATGGATATACCGCTGTAGGGAGTATTGGCGAGGAAAACCAGGAGCAAGCGCAGGTAAACTCATCCTACAGTGAAAGGGAGAAACGGATGCTTGACTCCATTGATCTGGTAATGAAGAAAAAGTATGGTTTGGCAGCTCAACAGGGAAATGTTGTCAGCAGTTATCCTTCAGCCGGAAAGGACTATGTAAGGTCCCGAAACCCTAGCAGATCTGAGCAGGATCTGGCCCTCGCCTTAGCATTATCAAAGATCAAACAGCAGGAAAGCGGTGAGAAAAGGGAGGTCAGTAATTCTGCTAATTCATCCGACCCCATGCAGCTCTTCCGGGCACAGATGGCCCTTGTGGACAGCATGGGAAAAGCGAACGATCCCGCGGAAATGGAAAGGCGGGAGAAAGAGCGTTCCCTAAAAGCGGCAGAAGCCGAGGCCAAGAGCAAAAAAAGTATGCCTGTCAAAAGGGCGTCCGGTAATTCGACCAGATTTAATACTATAGTATCAGGAGACGCCCATCGTCCGATTTCTGCGATCATTGATCAGGATGTCACCGGTTTTTCGGGATCACGCCTACGCATCAGATTAACTGATGATATCCTGGTCGGGAAGTTCCTAATCCGTAAAGGAACCTATTTGTATGCTACTATATCCGGCTTTTCTGCCCAAAGGGTATCACTGGTAATTTCTTCAGTATTTTACGGCGGGGAAATACTGCCGGTAAATCTTCAGGTCTATGATAACGACGGGATGGCCGGGATCTATGTTCCATCATCCGCTTTCCGCGAATTTACCAGGGATATGAGCAGTTCAGGTACTGGTGGGATTACCATTCAGCAGATGGAAGAAAACAACAACCAGCTGGTGATGGGCGTGCTTTCCAAAATGTTCCAGTCTACCACAACAGCGGTAAATAAGCTGATCAGGTCTAATAAGGTCAAGGTAAAATACAATACCCAGGTTCATCTCATCGATCCTGAAGAGCTAAAAAGAAAACAACAATCCTATTAA
- a CDS encoding type IV secretory system conjugative DNA transfer family protein yields the protein MSWKLSRTVLRGEGGSNSADLLDPDLGQIAYYHYLLGKKNGKLSGFDFHVINLTHVERSRRINVLRPDYILTLADAGETAEALVEALKKGDKSGGSDQFFTQSAVNFLSSCIYFFSQYEGGKYSTFPHVLSFLNCSYEQIFSVLFSNPELKSLLSPFATAYQAKAFNQLEGQIGTLKVFISRLATKETFWVFSGDDFNLKISSHTEPSMLILANDPNTQNINSACYSVVLNRLTRLINSKGNRPSALIIDELPTLFVHRIENLIATARSNKVAVLMGLQELPQFQQQYGKDTASTITSVVGNVLSGSVRNKETLEWLERLFGKVKQQSESLSIDRTKTSLSLSEKLESLIPAGKIASLKAGELVGMLAADAVEEYTGKYETSAINCRVNLDMEVIAKEESFYPDMPIYYDFAGKKEEVLRRNFMRINNEVQMLVTKFRTESAGPKSSETPKASMAGGMKR from the coding sequence ATGAGTTGGAAACTCTCACGTACGGTTCTTAGAGGAGAAGGCGGGAGCAATTCCGCTGACTTACTCGACCCCGACCTTGGGCAGATTGCCTACTACCATTATCTGCTTGGCAAAAAGAATGGAAAGCTCTCAGGGTTTGATTTTCATGTCATTAATCTAACTCATGTAGAACGCAGCAGGAGAATAAATGTATTAAGGCCGGATTATATCCTAACACTAGCCGATGCAGGCGAAACGGCGGAAGCCCTGGTAGAAGCGCTTAAGAAAGGAGATAAATCAGGCGGTAGCGATCAGTTTTTTACCCAGAGTGCGGTAAATTTTCTTTCTTCCTGCATCTATTTCTTTTCCCAGTACGAAGGAGGAAAGTATTCGACTTTTCCCCACGTACTCTCATTTTTGAACTGCAGCTATGAGCAGATCTTTTCGGTACTCTTTTCCAATCCTGAGCTCAAGAGCCTGCTCTCTCCCTTTGCTACTGCCTATCAAGCCAAGGCATTCAATCAATTGGAAGGGCAGATCGGAACGCTAAAAGTTTTCATCTCCAGGCTAGCTACAAAGGAAACTTTTTGGGTTTTTTCAGGAGATGATTTCAACTTAAAGATTTCTTCGCACACTGAACCCTCTATGTTAATCCTCGCCAATGATCCCAATACTCAGAATATCAATTCTGCCTGCTATTCTGTAGTGCTCAACAGGCTGACCAGGCTGATCAACTCAAAAGGTAACCGGCCATCAGCATTGATTATTGATGAGCTTCCTACACTGTTTGTCCACCGCATAGAAAACCTGATTGCTACCGCCAGGTCCAATAAGGTTGCCGTACTCATGGGCCTTCAAGAGCTTCCCCAATTCCAGCAGCAGTATGGAAAGGATACGGCAAGCACGATTACCTCAGTAGTTGGGAATGTGCTATCCGGATCGGTAAGAAATAAAGAAACGCTGGAATGGCTTGAGCGTCTATTTGGAAAGGTTAAGCAGCAGTCCGAGAGCCTATCTATTGACAGGACCAAGACCTCGCTTTCACTTTCAGAAAAACTCGAATCACTCATACCCGCCGGTAAAATAGCCTCATTAAAAGCCGGTGAGCTTGTCGGTATGCTGGCAGCAGACGCGGTAGAAGAATACACCGGGAAGTATGAGACCTCGGCTATCAACTGCAGGGTAAATTTGGATATGGAAGTAATAGCTAAAGAGGAAAGCTTTTATCCGGATATGCCAATATACTATGATTTCGCAGGGAAGAAAGAAGAGGTACTGCGTAGAAACTTCATGCGCATCAATAATGAAGTACAGATGCTGGTGACAAAATTCAGAACCGAAAGTGCCGGTCCAAAAAGTAGCGAAACTCCCAAAGCCTCAATGGCGGGCGGTATGAAGCGATAA
- a CDS encoding plasmid transfer protein, giving the protein MYILNMMTGTAGFFVQAVPDSFKDTFNFLQGNGVYEEGMMHFLHEMKSTIWTHYDAFIADAQALAAIFMLIFFAIKSYEMISGDKQLEIMPLLRPFGLTMVILWWSIFTRVLAYPTDVVEQKTSAMFDGSQAEINDLRLQRAKLMVEVSDQLYKIQAETQTAKTEADTWYENAWESVKSSVKEGFSEVWNPIVEMRNRLEVGLQLLATSLLETLAIWILRICTYIIFIIQIIFSTILIILGPFSVAVSILPAFRDSFSTWVARFISVNLYSGIAYLVMYVASLFQHYALEAEITRYQELVGTGGASLEKLGWFASNGVLSFGMVIVTFIIGALTMLTVPSISTWIVSTSGVSSAASSMGRGASSMTRAAGHMMGG; this is encoded by the coding sequence ATGTATATTTTAAATATGATGACCGGCACTGCCGGTTTTTTCGTGCAGGCGGTGCCCGATTCGTTCAAGGACACTTTTAATTTTCTTCAGGGGAACGGCGTGTATGAAGAGGGGATGATGCACTTTTTGCATGAGATGAAAAGTACGATCTGGACTCATTATGATGCCTTTATTGCAGATGCACAGGCACTGGCGGCAATTTTTATGCTCATCTTTTTTGCCATCAAGAGCTATGAAATGATTTCTGGTGATAAACAGCTTGAAATTATGCCGCTACTCCGTCCGTTCGGTCTGACCATGGTGATTTTATGGTGGAGCATCTTTACCCGGGTCCTTGCCTATCCGACCGATGTGGTTGAGCAGAAGACCTCGGCGATGTTCGATGGCAGCCAGGCAGAGATCAATGACCTCAGGCTCCAGCGGGCGAAGCTCATGGTAGAGGTTTCCGATCAGCTCTATAAAATTCAGGCCGAGACGCAGACAGCAAAGACAGAAGCGGATACCTGGTATGAAAATGCATGGGAATCTGTAAAGTCTTCGGTAAAGGAAGGCTTTTCTGAGGTCTGGAACCCGATCGTTGAAATGAGAAACCGGCTGGAGGTGGGGCTGCAGCTTTTAGCTACCTCACTTTTAGAAACGCTTGCGATTTGGATACTCAGGATCTGTACCTATATTATTTTTATTATCCAGATCATCTTTTCCACGATACTCATCATTCTAGGCCCCTTTTCAGTCGCTGTATCTATTCTGCCGGCTTTCAGGGACTCCTTTTCAACCTGGGTCGCCAGGTTTATCTCGGTTAACCTGTACTCAGGTATTGCGTATCTGGTGATGTATGTAGCTTCCCTTTTCCAGCACTATGCGCTCGAAGCAGAAATTACCCGGTATCAGGAACTCGTTGGGACAGGCGGGGCGAGCCTTGAAAAACTGGGCTGGTTTGCAAGTAACGGGGTTCTTTCCTTTGGGATGGTGATCGTAACCTTTATCATCGGGGCGCTTACCATGCTCACCGTGCCGAGCATTTCAACATGGATAGTGTCTACCTCGGGCGTATCTTCGGCGGCCAGTTCCATGGGAAGAGGCGCATCAAGCATGACCAGGGCTGCAGGACACATGATGGGAGGATAG
- a CDS encoding DUF4133 domain-containing protein, translating to MKMYPVYKGLQKPLVYRGFKGKFIAYGISSLGLGLVLGGLTGALVNMYIGGFVTIVSIAGGLFYTHFKQSSGLHDKNRSRGIFIHGIYLRRGYGKTGI from the coding sequence ATGAAAATGTATCCAGTTTACAAGGGGCTGCAGAAGCCCCTTGTCTACCGCGGCTTCAAAGGAAAGTTTATTGCCTATGGCATATCTTCATTAGGCCTTGGGCTGGTCTTGGGAGGATTAACCGGTGCATTGGTGAATATGTATATCGGCGGCTTTGTCACCATTGTTTCAATAGCCGGCGGCCTCTTCTATACTCATTTCAAGCAGTCCTCCGGTCTTCATGATAAGAACAGGTCCAGGGGGATATTCATTCACGGTATTTATTTAAGGCGGGGTTATGGGAAAACAGGAATTTAA
- a CDS encoding DUF4138 domain-containing protein — translation MKKILFLAQIFLSALSLYAQVPNAVALTEIPVIGISGSVSLHFISPEKISYVDLSSSSLIGDLPEKNVLRIKAVPDSIAALSSSGDGGLVTIVGETFIAQYRICFLPPSCPQQISSMVDIIPSQMRPLDISGIGLSQNEMKSNALSLLKGRGKSPVRKASGFGISLVVNQVFTLSDCILLDLSFTNSTNLIFEVDELRFKIEDRKVNKSTNVQSVEIKPVFQLYPFERFTKSYRNIYVIKKATFPGDKVFNIELSEKQISGRNLRLSLHYADILSANTF, via the coding sequence ATGAAAAAAATATTGTTCCTTGCTCAAATATTTTTGAGCGCACTTTCGCTCTATGCGCAGGTGCCAAATGCGGTTGCCCTTACCGAAATTCCGGTGATCGGGATATCCGGATCAGTTTCGCTCCACTTCATCTCACCCGAGAAAATTTCCTATGTGGACCTTTCCAGCAGCTCGCTCATAGGCGATCTCCCGGAAAAGAACGTTCTACGGATAAAGGCGGTACCTGACTCTATTGCCGCTCTTTCCTCCAGCGGTGATGGTGGCCTTGTGACCATTGTTGGAGAGACCTTTATTGCGCAATACAGGATCTGCTTTTTACCGCCTTCATGCCCGCAGCAGATTTCTTCTATGGTAGATATCATCCCATCGCAGATGCGGCCACTGGATATTTCCGGGATTGGATTATCACAGAACGAAATGAAGAGCAATGCACTTTCCCTGTTAAAGGGGCGCGGAAAAAGTCCGGTAAGGAAGGCCTCTGGTTTTGGGATATCGCTGGTGGTAAACCAGGTTTTTACCCTTAGCGATTGTATTCTTTTGGACCTGAGTTTCACCAACTCCACCAATCTTATATTTGAGGTAGATGAGCTCCGTTTTAAGATAGAGGACAGAAAGGTAAATAAATCAACCAATGTTCAGTCTGTAGAAATAAAGCCTGTTTTTCAGCTCTATCCCTTTGAAAGGTTTACAAAATCTTATCGGAACATCTATGTAATCAAAAAGGCCACATTCCCAGGTGACAAGGTATTCAATATTGAACTTTCCGAAAAGCAGATTTCAGGAAGAAACCTTCGTCTTTCCTTACACTACGCTGATATCCTGAGCGCCAATACCTTTTAA
- a CDS encoding DUF4134 domain-containing protein: MATLIGLAQAVSAQTGGGTTGINAATSSLTSYIDPVSTLTLAIGAVVGIIGGVRVYIKWNSGDQDINKEIMGWGGSCLFLVLVSVVIKAFFGV, from the coding sequence CGCAGGCAGTCTCCGCCCAGACAGGCGGGGGAACAACGGGAATCAATGCAGCGACTTCTTCGCTGACGTCCTATATAGATCCTGTTTCTACGCTCACTCTTGCTATTGGTGCCGTGGTAGGTATTATCGGCGGGGTACGTGTGTACATCAAATGGAACTCCGGAGATCAGGACATCAATAAAGAAATTATGGGCTGGGGTGGCTCCTGTCTTTTTCTGGTTCTGGTATCGGTAGTAATCAAGGCATTTTTTGGCGTATAG
- the traK gene encoding conjugative transposon protein TraK, with protein sequence MMMIKSIESKIRLATFLSLGSFVLCFAIVATVSFFAYGYVRDSRKSIYILDPSGTPILAKQTDVQLNRAAEYRAHIAKFHSLFFSLVPDEKFIEYQMKQAMYLVDESGALQYNNLKEKGFFSSILSSSAVLTLRTDSIFLDEKRMYFRYYGTQKIDRRSSSVTRSLITEGSLIDLEIRSDNNPHAVLITRWKTLENRDISTTEKNAFQ encoded by the coding sequence ATGATGATGATAAAAAGTATCGAATCCAAGATCCGTCTTGCTACCTTCCTCTCCCTTGGGAGTTTTGTGCTCTGTTTTGCTATAGTGGCTACTGTTTCGTTTTTTGCTTATGGCTATGTCAGGGATTCCAGAAAGAGTATTTATATCCTTGACCCATCGGGCACACCGATCCTTGCAAAACAGACCGATGTGCAATTAAACAGAGCTGCAGAATACCGCGCACATATCGCAAAATTTCATTCCCTTTTCTTTTCCCTTGTGCCCGATGAGAAGTTTATCGAATACCAGATGAAGCAGGCCATGTACCTGGTGGATGAAAGCGGTGCCCTTCAGTACAATAACCTGAAAGAAAAAGGTTTTTTCTCTTCCATCCTCTCTTCATCTGCTGTACTCACGCTCCGTACCGATTCTATTTTTCTGGATGAAAAACGAATGTATTTCCGCTACTATGGTACCCAGAAGATAGACAGAAGAAGCTCCAGCGTAACCCGTTCACTGATCACTGAAGGAAGTCTTATCGATCTTGAAATCAGATCGGACAATAATCCCCATGCGGTGCTGATTACCAGATGGAAGACATTAGAGAACAGGGATATTTCAACAACAGAAAAAAATGCATTCCAATGA
- a CDS encoding YWFCY domain-containing protein produces the protein MEESKEQQSLHRFLQFAIYLLLLLDVLMFIYAPKLLTEAGVEKIGLSRFLLGMSRIIIYQHPLYSRFFSLLLISLVSIGTLSKKDKDLDTRKAIIYPLFSGLALLAMSIFVFGEEGNAVFYLTSWPDVGYISLLLIGTILVHIAMDNVSKIISSSLGKDKWNTEEESFMQAKKPVKGPFAISIPSLFYYRKRVHQGFINIENIFRGTLLIGTPGSGKSFGVVMPFIRQLTAKEFCICCYDFKFVRNEAV, from the coding sequence ATGGAAGAAAGCAAGGAACAACAGAGCCTGCACCGCTTCTTACAATTTGCTATTTATCTGCTCCTTTTGCTAGACGTTCTTATGTTCATTTATGCACCTAAGCTGCTAACCGAAGCCGGCGTGGAGAAAATTGGACTCAGCAGGTTTTTGCTCGGAATGTCGCGTATTATTATTTATCAGCACCCGCTCTACAGCCGGTTTTTCTCCCTATTGCTGATTTCGCTGGTATCGATCGGAACACTGAGCAAAAAAGACAAAGATCTCGATACCAGAAAAGCAATCATTTATCCGCTCTTTTCGGGACTGGCCTTACTGGCCATGAGCATCTTCGTTTTTGGAGAAGAGGGGAATGCAGTTTTTTACCTGACCAGCTGGCCAGATGTCGGCTATATCTCTCTTTTGCTAATCGGGACGATTCTGGTGCACATCGCAATGGACAATGTTTCCAAGATTATCAGCTCTTCTTTAGGCAAGGATAAATGGAATACCGAGGAAGAATCCTTTATGCAGGCAAAAAAGCCGGTTAAAGGACCATTTGCTATTAGTATTCCCTCACTGTTTTATTATCGCAAGAGGGTGCATCAGGGTTTTATTAACATCGAAAACATCTTTCGCGGCACACTTTTGATCGGAACGCCCGGCTCGGGAAAAAGTTTTGGGGTCGTTATGCCCTTCATCCGGCAGCTTACCGCTAAGGAATTTTGTATCTGCTGTTACGATTTTAAGTTTGTGCGAAACGAGGCTGTGTAA